One region of Tamandua tetradactyla isolate mTamTet1 chromosome 6, mTamTet1.pri, whole genome shotgun sequence genomic DNA includes:
- the LOC143686731 gene encoding uncharacterized protein LOC143686731, with translation MRMSKFATRGPLGALAHTRLQAQRVRSRCACANPEAWWVAPRLRRPPPALRRPVCRPGAPCAGHGRWRLSWLGGRWRWLLTLREPRRSLAGPGSRAFAWGRAAATESRRPDGSRSGSGGGGARPARGQPDVGPQSQFPVRVPARALGPLESSGGGFAETLRKVKVRKGPEGLTAGSSWPRSRSCGATGQPRAGDLRDAAREHFSSARRHCGSHGARARVSSGSHVPFSQGDVHRWMSCPMKRER, from the exons ATGCGCATGTCCAAGTTTGCCACCCGGGGTCCTCTCGGTGCGCTTGCGCACACCCGACTGCAAGCTCAGCGGGTGCGATCACGATGCGCCTGCGcaaacccagaggcctggtggGTCGCACCGCGCCTGCGCAGGCCACCGCCTGCTCTGCGGAGACCCGTTTGCCGCCCCGGGGCGCCGTGTGCGGGTCACGGCCGTTGGCGTCTGTCGTGGCTTGGCGGGCGTTGGCGCTGGTTGCTGACCCTCAGGGAGCCGCGGCGTTCCCTAGCTGGCCCGGGGTCGCGGGCATTTGCGTGGGGCCGGGCGGCGGCGACCGAGAGCCGGAGGCCGGACGGGAGCCGGAGCGGGAGCGGCGGGGGCGGTGCGCGGCCTGCCCGCGGCCAGCCGGACGTGGGGCCGCAGTCGCAGTTTCCTGTGCGGGTCCCCGCGCGCGCCCTGGGGCCGCTGGAATCCTCGGGAGGGGGCTTCGCCGAGACCCTGAGAAAAGTCAAGGTCCGGAAAGGGCCGGAGGGCCTGACCGCGGGATCGTCCTGGCCGCGCAGCCGCAGTTGCGGCGCCACGGGGCAGCCGCGAGCCGGAGATCTTCGAGACGCTGCCCGCGAGCACTTCAGCTCTGCAAG AAGacattgtggatcccatggtgccagggctagagtcagctctgggagtcatgtcccattttccCAGGGGGACGTTCaccgctggatgtcatgtcctatgaagagggaaaggtaa